Proteins from a single region of Melanotaenia boesemani isolate fMelBoe1 chromosome 3, fMelBoe1.pri, whole genome shotgun sequence:
- the LOC121636929 gene encoding tubby-related protein 1-like, producing the protein MHIFNFSSGSDTDDDDDDDDEETPKKKTKKKTKKDSSPSESSAKEKKNKSKEDKDSDGKEKKSKSKEKDKDKKKEPASMFMINGEKDSKSKKKAAKSESDDSEEETKSKSKKKSTSGSASMFQTSTDKDKDKNKEKKTKKKGKAEESDESESEKEEKSKKKKGKGKKKKERAPSPEIEFDNLEDFVMQPAPQGVTVKCRVTRDQRGVDKSLYPLYYLHLDNDKKTFLLAGRKRKKSATSNYLISIDATDLSRGGENFVGKLRSNLMGTKFTVFDNALNPERALPDMSNARQELAGIIYETNVLGIKGPRRMTVVIPGMSKDNERVPLKPRNECDGLLIRYQNRRMDNLIELRNKTPVWNEETASHVLNFNGRVTQASIKNFQIVHSKDLDYIVMQFGRIADDIFTLDYNYPMCAVQAFAIALSSFDGKIACE; encoded by the exons ATGCATATTTTCAACTTTTCTTCAGGTTCAGACACAGATgacgacgacgacgacgacgaTGAGGAAAcccccaaaaagaaaacaaagaaaaaaacaaaaaaggacagCTCTCCTTCTGAAAGTTctgccaaagagaaaaaaaacaaatctaaag AGGATAAAGACtctgatggaaaagaaaaaaagtctaagTCAAAGGAAAAGGACAAGGACAAGAAGAAGGAACCAGCTTCAATGTTTATGATAAATGGAGAAAAAGActcaaaaagcaaaaagaaag CTGCCAAGTCAGAAAGTGATGACAGTGAAGAGGAGACtaagtcaaagtcaaagaaGAAATCCACCTCCGGTTCGGCATCCATGTTCCAAACATCAACAGATAAGGACAAAgacaagaacaaagaaaagaagacaaagaaaaaag GAAAGGCAGAAGAGAGTGATGAATCTGAGTCCGAAAAAGAAGAGAAGtctaagaagaagaaggggaaagggaaaaagaaaaag GAGAGAGCTCCCTCACCTGAGATTGAATTTGACAACTTGGAAGATTTTGTGATGCAGCCAGCTCCACAAGGTGTGACTGTCAAATGCAGAGTGACTCGGGACCAGAGAGGGGTGGATAAGAGCCTCTACCCTCTGTATTACCTTCATCTAGACAATGACAAAAAG ACGTTCCTGTTGGCtgggaggaagagaaagaaaagcgCAACGTCAAATTACCTCATCTCCATTGATGCCACAGACTTATCAAGAGGTGGTGAGAATTTTGTAGGAAAACTGAG GTCAAATTTAATGGGGACTAAGTTCACTGTGTTTGACAATGCCCTGAATCCAGAAAGAGCTCTTCCAGATATGTCCAACGCACGGCAAGAGTTAGCAGGCATTATCTAT GAAACAAATGTACTTGGAATAAAAGGGCCCAGAAGGATGACTGTAGTCattccaggaatgagtaaagacaACGAGAGAGTCCCTCTCAAACCAAGAAAT GAATGTGACGGCTTGTTGATAAGGTACCAGAATAGAAGGATGGATAATTTGATCGAACTTCGCAACAAGACGCCCGTGTGGAACGAAGAAACTGCGTCTCATGTGCTAAACTTCAATGGTAGAGTCACTCAGGCCTCCATCAAGAACTTCCAGATCGTTCACAGCAAAGACT tggacTACATTGTGATGCAATTTGGGCGAATAGCTGATGATATTTTCACGCTGGACTACAACTACCCCATGTGTGCCGTCCAGGCCTTTGCCATCGCACTTTCCAGCTTTGATGGCAAAATCGCttgtgaataa
- the LOC121634997 gene encoding adenosine receptor A1-like, translating to MDVGGVIYTVVEVLIAVSCCLGNLLVILALWTSKSIQQPTFCLIVSLAVADLMVGCVAIPMAVLVDGQVKTTFHTCLFISCVVILLTLVSVLCLLAIAVDRYLRVYIPLRYKKTASQRHSCLVVAACWLGAIPLSFAPMFGWHKSEKLSSNSSCQFIKVIPMSYLVYFNFFLCTLTPLLVMIVLYSCVFYSIRKNLRERPGNSFQKLSENYLKKEKQLAASLSVVLALFALSWLPLHIMNCIHYLEINNVPQTAFYVGIVLSHANSAVNPVVYAFKIPKIKTAYVKIWKRFISCSAENQSSQTSQTTDNNPSSNSITCNN from the exons ATGGATGTGGGTGGAGTGATTTACACGGTGGTGGAAGTGCTCATTGCTGTTAGCTGCTGCCTGGGTAACTTGTTGGTGATTTTGGCTCTGTGGACCAGTAAAAGCATCCAACAACCCACTTTCTGCCTCATTGTCTCTCTGGCTGTGGCTGACCTCATGGTTGGATGTGTAGCCATTCCGATGGCGGTGTTGGTGGATGGACAAGTGAAGACTACATTCCACACCTGTCTCTTCATCAGCTGTGTGGTCATCCTGCTGACCCTTGTTTCAGTCCTGTGTCTGCTGGCCATTGCTGTGGACCGTTATCTCCGGGTGTATATCCCTCTGAG GTACAAGAAGACTGCATCACAGAGACATTCTTGTCTTGTGGTGGCTGCATGTTGGCTTGGTGCAATACCGCTGAGCTTTGCACCCATGTTTGGATGGCACAAATCAGAAAAACTTTCTTCCAATTCTTCCTGCCAGTTTATAAAAGTGATTCCAATGTCCTACTTGGTTTACTTCAATTTTTTCTTGTGTACCTTAACACCTCTGTTGGTGATGATTGTATTGTACAGCTGCGTCTTCTATAGCATTCGAAAAAACCTTCGAGAAAGACCTGGAAATAGTTTccaaaaactgtcagaaaactacctaaaaaaagagaaacagctgGCAGCATCTTTGTCTGTGGTCTTGGCCCTGTTTGCCCTGTCCTGGCTCCCTCTCCACATAATGAACTGCATTCACtacttagaaataaataatgtacCACAAACAGCTTTCTATGTCGGCATTGTGCTTTCTCATGCTAACTCAGCTGTCAACCCAGTTGTGTATGCATTCAAAATTCCAAAGATTAAAACAGCATATGTGAAGATCTGGAAACGATTTATTTCATGTTCAGCAGAAAATCAAAGTTCTCAGACAAGCCAGACAACAGACAACAATCCCAGCAGTAACAGTATTACCTGTAATAATTAA
- the LOC121636934 gene encoding adenosine receptor A1: MSSPGIKPSVPVSMVYISIETAIALASVLGNVLVVLAVCVNRALRNTTFSFIVSLAVADIAVGVLVIPLAIVISLEFNTQFYTCLLLSCLLLIITQSSILSLLAIAIDRYLRVKIPTRYSIIVTQRRAYVAVCLCWIVSFLSGLVPVIGWNNHDAHRNLNSSNEIVCQFTEVITMDYMVYFNFFGCVVVPLTIMIILYVEIFRLIRQQLNRRAEATCDGDRYYRKELKLAKSLALVVFLFLLCWLPIHIMNCITFFCPQCKIPMHATYVGIVMSHVNSALNPMVYAFRIKRFRLTLIQIARRYILCKPPEPTPCTTSVPGITEKENVNM, from the exons atgtcctctCCAGGTATCAAACCATCAGTGCCTGTGAGCATGGTGTACATCTCCATAGAGACAGCTATTGCCCTGGCCTCTGTGCTGGGGAATGTGCTGGTGGTGCTGGCAGTGTGCGTGAACCGGGCCCTTCGCAACACCACCTTCAGCTTCATCGTGTCTCTGGCCGTGGCTGACATCGCTGTGGGAGTTTTAGTCATCCCTCTGGCTATCGTTATCAGTTTGGAATTTAACACTCAGTTCTACACCTGCCTCCTcctttcctgcctgctgctgatCATCACTCAAAGCTCCATCCTTTCCCTGCTGGCCATAGCCATCGACAGATATCTGCGAGTCAAAATTCCCACCAG GTACAGCATCATTGTGACTCAGAGGAGGGCTTATGTGGCAGTTTGTCTGTGCTGGATCGTCTCCTTTCTCAGTGGCTTGGTTCCAGTGATTGGCTGGAATAACCATGATGCTCACAGAAACCTCAACAGCTCTAACGAGATAGTTTGTCAATTTACCGAAGTTATTACAATGGACTACATGGTCTACTTTAATTTCTTTGGCTGCGTGGTGGTACCACTGACCATAATGATCATTCTGTATGTGGAGATTTTTCGATTGATCCGGCAGCAGCTTAACCGCCGTGCTGAGGCCACCTGTGATGGAGACAGGTATTATCGGAAAGAGCTGAAGCTGGCCAAGTCATTGGCTTTAGTcgtcttcctttttcttttgtgctggCTGCCAATACACATCATGAACTGCATCACTTTCTTTTGTCCACAGTGTAAAATACCCATGCATGCCACATATGTAGGGATTGTCATGTCCCACGTGAACTCAGCCTTGAACCCGATGGTTTATGCATTCAGGATAAAACGCTTCCGTCTCACGCTAATCCAAATCGCCCGCCGTTACATTTTGTGTAAACCCCCAGAGCCCACCCCGTGCACCACCAGTGTTCCAGGCATAACTGAGAAAGAGAATGTAAACATGTAA